CACCTCCCTTGGTTTCGGCGAGCAGGACAACCTGATGTTTAGTCTACGCTTGGACATCGAGCGCTTCCAGGCGGCGAACTATAGCCGGGAACTGAGCACCAAGGTTTTCAAGGGGTGCGCAAAGATCGCGGAGCAGGGGTTTAGGGCAGGGGGGATGCCGCCCTATGGCTTCCATCGTCTGCTGCTCGACGAACAACGAAAGCCTGTCCAGGTATTGGAGCGGGGACAGCGAAAAAGTATCCAGAACCAGCGCGTCACGCTCACCCCCGGCGACCCGGATGAAATCGCCGTGATAGAGCGTATCTTCAAGGAATTCGTGAAGTGGGAATCCACTCCTAAGCAGATTGCCTTTTCGCTCAACAAGCAGCGCATTCCCTCGCCGGGCGGCTGCCAATGGTCGCCATCGTCGGTCATGGCGGTGCTGCGGAACGAGCTTTATGCCGGCACGATGGTTTACAACAAAACCACGCAACGCTTGAAATCCCCCAGCCACAAAAACCCGATGGATGAGTGGATCCGCACCGAAAACGCATTCCCGGCTATCGTTGAGCACAAGCTGTTCGACCGTGCCCAGGAAATTCTTTTCGAGGCGGAAGAGGAGCGGCGCGTTAAATATTCCGCCGAGGACATGCTCGACCGCCTGCGCCGGGTTTACGAACAATACGGCACCGTCCGCGCATCGCTCGTGGCTGCCGAAAAGGAAATGGTATCCGTCGCCACCTACGCCAAGCGTTTCGGCACTATTGGCGGCGCCTATCAACACCTGTTTGAGGAGGTCATCGACTCCCGCCGCGCGGAGGTCACCCAGACCATCAAGCAACTCGTGCATGAGACCGAGGAATATGGCGACTTCATTGTCCTGCGCAACTATGTCAGCGTCCGCATCCAGCCGGTCATTCCCTTTCCCCTCGGCTACGAAGAGGAGTGGACGTTCATGCCCGAAGTCCGCCCCGAAATCGACATCACCCTCGGCGTCCCGCTTTCCAATGGCGGGAAATACGACGTCCTCGGCTATCTCTTCTTTCCCCGGATCATGGCGGGCGGGCGGCGCATCCGCGTTTCCGCCAATACAGCCGACC
This DNA window, taken from Pontiella desulfatans, encodes the following:
- a CDS encoding recombinase family protein; the protein is MDWFNSGKSFKYRAVAYYRHSAQDRQENSVEIQQDQVRQFARDHDIEIIREFIDRGKSGLSTEGRDGFNEMIHDYVERGQEAFEIVLVLDVSRWGRFQDTDLSAYYKGHCAMHGKQVVYTSLGFGEQDNLMFSLRLDIERFQAANYSRELSTKVFKGCAKIAEQGFRAGGMPPYGFHRLLLDEQRKPVQVLERGQRKSIQNQRVTLTPGDPDEIAVIERIFKEFVKWESTPKQIAFSLNKQRIPSPGGCQWSPSSVMAVLRNELYAGTMVYNKTTQRLKSPSHKNPMDEWIRTENAFPAIVEHKLFDRAQEILFEAEEERRVKYSAEDMLDRLRRVYEQYGTVRASLVAAEKEMVSVATYAKRFGTIGGAYQHLFEEVIDSRRAEVTQTIKQLVHETEEYGDFIVLRNYVSVRIQPVIPFPLGYEEEWTFMPEVRPEIDITLGVPLSNGGKYDVLGYLFFPRIMAGGRRIRVSANTADRIELHAYSLKQAMEDLIGLEVTA